A genomic stretch from Microbacterium proteolyticum includes:
- a CDS encoding ABC transporter ATP-binding protein/permease, giving the protein MTKKVLLELRGVTRRYGAETTSAVAVDGVDLKICEGEFVVITGPSGSGKSTLLNILGLLDKPDSGEYAIEGRSCAELSGAELDRLRGVEFGFIFQESYGVDARTVQENVELPLMLRGLASAERRRLALDAIAKVGLSKRKAHAVMNLSGGERQRMAIARAIASQPKVLLVDEPTGSLDSTNAAGIEKLLLSLNDDGATIVVVTHDGHLASIAKRMITLRDGKVVSDTTDATNVPSPSHLNLQPHHASASRLDRLRDRFLDSLASVAERGSKSLFNIAVIGLGIAGVVAGLGVSASASSDVTAIFNDAALDEVRIGTETTDPPVTKDDVASVLKIPGVRAAGLFYNVSDGRLTATRLPPTVSQTTRFSGTMIGCSAGTLAVLGVANSEDWEDLFENEEMATRLVLVGRSAADSLGISNASPGVQVWIEGVSYDVVGIVSGDRTHSNLDNSLIFPNAAVDRRLSPGLTPTLVIQTEPGLAHAVAQAVPITLDPTDPTRYTAQSTADLAELRTAVSASLGGWFLVIAAILLVVACLSTSSSLSAAVLYRRREIGLRRALGSSRASIAWLFMREGVIIGIVGGLVGCSVGVSTLVMMATLQGWALSLSWLQITAGVALGGLTGAISSVGGAIRGARLAPAQALRE; this is encoded by the coding sequence ATGACAAAAAAAGTATTACTTGAGTTACGTGGCGTCACGCGTCGGTACGGGGCTGAGACCACCTCGGCCGTCGCAGTTGACGGTGTTGACCTCAAGATATGCGAAGGAGAGTTTGTCGTAATCACTGGTCCGTCAGGGTCAGGGAAGTCAACCCTGCTGAACATTCTGGGCCTTCTTGATAAGCCCGACAGCGGTGAATATGCGATCGAGGGCAGAAGCTGCGCGGAGCTATCGGGCGCCGAGCTCGATAGGCTCCGCGGTGTCGAGTTTGGCTTCATATTCCAGGAATCATATGGAGTCGATGCTCGAACAGTGCAGGAGAACGTTGAACTACCGCTGATGTTGCGCGGCCTAGCGAGCGCGGAACGGCGGCGCCTAGCATTAGATGCAATTGCCAAGGTGGGCCTTTCGAAACGCAAGGCTCATGCTGTGATGAACCTGTCCGGCGGAGAGCGGCAGCGCATGGCAATAGCGCGCGCGATCGCAAGTCAACCCAAAGTATTGCTCGTCGACGAGCCCACAGGGAGTTTGGATTCGACTAACGCTGCAGGAATCGAAAAACTTCTTCTATCGCTGAACGACGACGGCGCCACTATCGTTGTTGTGACTCACGACGGACACCTCGCCTCCATCGCGAAGCGGATGATTACTCTTCGCGATGGGAAAGTGGTCTCAGATACCACCGATGCTACCAATGTGCCCTCGCCCTCTCACCTTAATCTTCAGCCGCACCACGCAAGCGCATCGCGCCTCGATCGGTTACGGGACCGCTTCCTCGACAGTCTAGCTAGTGTGGCCGAAAGAGGATCAAAAAGTCTTTTCAACATAGCTGTCATCGGGCTAGGCATTGCAGGTGTCGTGGCAGGGCTCGGCGTAAGTGCTTCCGCGAGTTCGGACGTAACCGCTATATTTAACGACGCTGCACTCGACGAAGTTCGCATTGGGACGGAGACGACCGACCCGCCAGTGACGAAGGACGACGTCGCTTCGGTCCTGAAGATACCCGGGGTAAGAGCAGCTGGGCTGTTTTACAATGTCTCTGACGGACGCCTGACGGCGACGCGTCTCCCTCCGACGGTTTCTCAGACAACGAGATTCTCAGGGACAATGATCGGGTGCTCTGCGGGTACTCTAGCGGTGCTTGGCGTTGCAAACTCCGAGGATTGGGAGGATCTTTTCGAGAATGAGGAGATGGCGACGCGACTAGTTCTTGTCGGGCGCAGTGCCGCCGATTCACTTGGTATCTCGAATGCTTCGCCCGGGGTTCAAGTATGGATAGAAGGAGTCTCCTACGACGTCGTAGGAATAGTTTCAGGCGATCGTACTCATTCGAATCTGGACAACTCTCTCATCTTCCCAAACGCGGCGGTAGATAGACGTTTGAGCCCTGGGCTTACCCCCACCTTGGTGATTCAAACAGAACCGGGGCTGGCTCACGCCGTCGCTCAAGCCGTTCCGATAACTCTCGATCCGACGGACCCGACTAGATACACCGCGCAGAGCACCGCCGACCTGGCGGAACTGCGCACTGCCGTGAGTGCGAGTCTCGGCGGTTGGTTTCTCGTCATTGCCGCGATCCTTCTCGTCGTTGCCTGTTTGTCAACGTCAAGTTCCCTCAGCGCAGCGGTGCTGTACAGGCGACGCGAGATTGGACTTCGTAGAGCTTTAGGATCCTCTCGTGCCTCAATTGCCTGGTTGTTCATGCGTGAGGGGGTCATAATCGGCATCGTAGGAGGATTGGTTGGTTGCTCGGTCGGGGTCAGCACACTCGTCATGATGGCGACGTTACAGGGGTGGGCTCTCAGCCTTTCCTGGCTGCAGATCACGGCTGGGGTTGCCCTGGGCGGGCTAACCGGGGCCATATCCTCGGTTGGCGGAGCAATTAGGGGCGCTCGGCTTGCCCCGGCTCAGGCGCTCCGCGAGTAG
- a CDS encoding IS3 family transposase, whose protein sequence is MLLLVGVLLLRHCNTSPLGLATTAGIQARDGWVYCAAVIDAFSRRIVEWSISDRITAEIVVDALEMARWRRQPEPGTMVHSDRGAQYTSWLFGHRLRQAGLLGSMGRVASSVDNALIESFWSTMQRELLDRTNWDSRTQLASAMFEWIEGFYNPRRQHSALDYLSPADYEALHTTGEIAT, encoded by the coding sequence ATCCTTCTGCTCGTCGGTGTACTTCTTCTCCGCCACTGCAACACCTCTCCGCTAGGCCTTGCGACGACTGCTGGAATCCAAGCGAGAGACGGATGGGTCTACTGCGCCGCGGTGATCGACGCGTTCTCGCGTCGGATCGTGGAGTGGTCGATCTCGGATCGGATCACCGCGGAGATCGTCGTGGACGCGCTCGAGATGGCCCGCTGGCGGCGCCAGCCCGAACCCGGAACCATGGTTCACTCCGACCGCGGAGCGCAATACACCAGCTGGCTCTTCGGACACCGGCTGCGCCAAGCCGGACTCCTCGGATCGATGGGCAGAGTCGCCTCCAGCGTCGACAACGCTCTCATCGAGAGCTTCTGGTCGACGATGCAACGGGAGCTGCTGGACCGCACGAACTGGGACTCAAGGACGCAACTCGCGTCGGCGATGTTCGAATGGATCGAGGGCTTCTACAACCCCCGCCGCCAGCACTCCGCGCTCGACTACCTCAGCCCCGCCGACTACGAAGCCCTTCACACCACCGGCGAAATCGCGACATGA
- a CDS encoding IS3 family transposase: MSTSGYYEWASRLPSPRAIADATLTMTIRRIHSASRATYGAPRVLAELRLGLGVQVGRKRVARLMRLDGLVGVSHRRKRQAWKPDTATHEDLVKWQFRADAPTRLWLTDITEHKTAWIPAVVATR; the protein is encoded by the coding sequence GTGTCCACCTCCGGTTACTACGAATGGGCTTCTCGACTACCGTCGCCGCGAGCGATCGCGGACGCCACGCTTACGATGACGATCCGTCGCATCCACTCCGCCTCCCGAGCGACCTACGGCGCCCCACGGGTGCTGGCGGAGCTGCGGCTGGGCCTCGGTGTTCAAGTGGGCCGCAAGCGCGTAGCGAGGCTGATGCGACTCGACGGGCTGGTCGGCGTCTCGCATCGTCGGAAGCGACAGGCGTGGAAGCCTGACACCGCCACCCACGAGGATCTCGTGAAGTGGCAGTTCCGAGCTGATGCGCCGACCCGGCTCTGGCTGACCGATATCACCGAACACAAGACGGCTTGGATTCCAGCAGTCGTCGCAACACGTTGA
- a CDS encoding transposase, whose product MPAAHPPEFRRRALDLVAQGNPVGQTARDLGISESCLRSWMNRDAIDSGRKAGATSDEHKELVELRRRNRVLEMEIEILKRASAYFARENVLPK is encoded by the coding sequence ATGCCTGCTGCCCACCCGCCGGAGTTCCGGCGTCGAGCCCTGGATCTTGTCGCCCAGGGCAACCCCGTCGGGCAGACCGCTCGTGATCTCGGCATCAGCGAATCGTGCCTTCGGAGCTGGATGAACCGCGACGCGATCGACTCCGGCCGCAAGGCCGGTGCCACCTCCGATGAGCACAAGGAACTCGTCGAGCTGCGGCGCCGGAATCGGGTGCTGGAGATGGAGATCGAGATCCTCAAGCGTGCGTCGGCGTACTTCGCGAGAGAGAACGTGCTCCCAAAATAG
- a CDS encoding histone-like nucleoid-structuring protein Lsr2 has translation MATKHIAQLIDDLDGTVIDNGEGKQITFSIEGRAYEIDLSDTNADKFYKALTPYVDAARSVKTGPSTRASQSSRPKSDVDLAAVREWARANGHTVSDRGRVPGTVIDAYKAAAN, from the coding sequence ATGGCTACCAAACACATCGCACAGCTCATCGACGACCTCGACGGCACCGTCATCGACAACGGCGAAGGGAAGCAGATCACCTTCTCGATCGAAGGACGCGCTTACGAGATCGACCTCTCCGACACGAACGCCGACAAGTTCTACAAGGCGCTCACGCCCTACGTCGACGCAGCCCGCTCCGTGAAGACCGGCCCGTCAACTCGCGCTAGCCAGTCCTCCCGTCCGAAGAGCGATGTTGACCTCGCTGCTGTGCGTGAGTGGGCCCGCGCCAACGGGCACACGGTCAGCGACCGTGGCCGGGTTCCCGGAACGGTCATCGACGCGTACAAAGCCGCCGCCAACTAA